A genomic segment from Acuticoccus sediminis encodes:
- the nth gene encoding endonuclease III, with translation MTEKTPKTPAKGAAKTPKPDPAKAATGGKTAAKAAGTPAARTKAGMQKAAGKAVSPAKAATKAAAATSAAPSPPSRKAKAKSVVAAESGHPPGGTPGEPAGKATAAGKTGKGAAKAGSAKAGAAKAAAASGAAKAPAKRTAASAAKPAKAAGTKAKAAPKGKKALPKSSYTRAEADQLFQRLADALPEPQTELEYTNPYTLLVAVALSAQATDVGVNRATRALFAVADTPQKMVDLGEEKLRDYIKTIGLFNTKAKNVMALSRTLVETYGGEVPQDRTALQSLPGVGRKTANVVLNVAFGEPTIAVDTHIFRVANRLGLAPGKTPDDVEKALEAIVPERFLRGAHHWLILHGRHVCKARRPLCEACVIYELCKAPDRRPLPHA, from the coding sequence ATGACCGAGAAGACCCCGAAGACCCCCGCCAAAGGCGCCGCGAAGACGCCGAAGCCCGACCCGGCCAAGGCCGCGACCGGTGGCAAGACCGCCGCGAAGGCCGCCGGGACGCCTGCCGCGAGGACCAAGGCGGGCATGCAGAAGGCCGCCGGCAAGGCCGTCTCGCCCGCAAAGGCGGCGACGAAAGCCGCCGCGGCGACGTCGGCCGCCCCTTCGCCCCCGAGCCGCAAGGCGAAGGCGAAGAGCGTCGTGGCGGCCGAAAGCGGCCATCCCCCCGGCGGTACCCCCGGCGAACCGGCGGGCAAGGCGACCGCCGCGGGGAAGACGGGAAAGGGAGCGGCGAAGGCTGGATCGGCGAAAGCCGGCGCGGCCAAGGCCGCCGCCGCGAGCGGCGCCGCGAAGGCCCCGGCGAAGCGCACCGCAGCGTCCGCGGCAAAGCCGGCGAAAGCCGCGGGGACGAAGGCGAAGGCGGCGCCCAAGGGCAAGAAGGCACTGCCCAAGAGCAGCTACACCCGCGCGGAGGCCGACCAGCTCTTCCAGCGCCTCGCCGACGCGCTGCCCGAGCCGCAGACGGAGCTGGAGTACACAAACCCCTACACCCTCCTCGTCGCCGTCGCGCTCTCCGCGCAGGCGACCGACGTCGGCGTCAACCGGGCGACCCGGGCGCTGTTCGCCGTCGCCGACACGCCGCAGAAGATGGTCGACCTCGGCGAGGAGAAGCTGCGCGACTACATCAAGACGATCGGCCTCTTCAACACGAAGGCCAAGAACGTGATGGCCCTCTCGCGCACGCTGGTGGAGACCTACGGCGGCGAGGTCCCGCAGGACCGCACGGCGCTGCAGTCCCTCCCGGGCGTCGGCCGCAAGACCGCAAACGTCGTGCTGAACGTCGCATTCGGCGAGCCGACCATCGCCGTCGACACGCACATCTTCCGCGTCGCCAACCGCCTCGGCCTCGCGCCCGGCAAGACGCCGGACGACGTGGAGAAGGCGCTCGAGGCGATCGTACCGGAGCGCTTCCTTCGCGGCGCACACCACTGGCTGATCCTGCACGGCCGGCACGTGTGCAAGGCGCGGCGCCCGCTGTGCGAGG